Proteins found in one Amphiprion ocellaris isolate individual 3 ecotype Okinawa chromosome 22, ASM2253959v1, whole genome shotgun sequence genomic segment:
- the si:ch211-217a12.1 gene encoding alanine aminotransferase 2-like, translating into MSQQAVNGVPCRGKVLTVDNMNPNVKRVEYAVRGPIVQRAVQIEKELREGVKKPFTEVIKANIGDAHAMGQKPITFLRQVLALCSYPELLEDNKFPEDAKKRAQRILGACGGHSIGAYSASQGIECVRQDVARYIEKRDGGIPSNPDNIYLSTGASDAIVTMLKLLVCGEGRDRTGVMISIPQYPLYSAALADLGAVQISYYLDEEKCWSLDVAELRRALNAARQHCNPRVLCIINPGNPTGQVQSRQCIEDVIRFAKEEHLFLMADEVYQDNVYAEGCKFHSFKKVLFEMGPEYSSTVEMASFHSTSKCYMGECGFRGGYMEVINMDPEVKTQLTKLVSVRLCPPVPGQALLDLVVNPPQPDEPSYITFMKERTAVLSALAEKARLTEQTFNAVPGITCNPVQGAMYTFPRITLPEKAIDKAKEEGKVPDMYYCMRLLEEEGICLVPGSGFGQREGTFHFRMTILPPTEKLKVVLQKIRDFHVRFTQEFS; encoded by the exons ATGTCCCAGCAGGCAGTGAACGGGGTCCCGTGCCGGGGGAAGGTGCTGACCGTGGACAACATGAACCCCAATGTGAAGCGGGTCGAGTACGCGGTCCGGGGACCCATCGTGCAGCGGGCCGTGCAGATAGAGAAGGAGCTCCGGGAG GGAGTCAAGAAACCCTTCACAGAAGTCATCAAGGCAAACATTGGTGACGCCCACGCCATGGGCCAGAAACCAATTACATTTCTCAGACAG GTCTTGGCTCTGTGCTCTTACCCTGAACTCCTCGAGGACAATAAGTTTCCAGAGGATGCCAAAAAAAGAGCACAGCGTATCCTTGGGGCCTGCGGAGGCCACAGCATAG GGGCCTACAGTGCGAGTCAGGGAATCGAGTGCGTCCGCCAGGATGTGGCGCGTTACATAGAGAAGAGAGACGGTGGCATCCCCTCCAACCCTGACAACATCTACCTCTCCACTGGGGCCAGTGATGCTATTGTG ACCATGTTGAAGCTGCTGGTGTGCGGTGAGGGTCGTGACCGTACAGGAGTGATGATCTCCATCCCCCAGTATCCTCTGTACTCGGCCGCCCTGGCAGACCTCGGTGCTGTGCAGATCAGTTACTACCTGGACGAGGAGAAGTGCTGGAGTCTAGATGTTGCAGAGCTTAGGAGAGCCCTCAATGCAGCAAGGCAGCACTGCAATCCTCGTGTCCTCTGCATCATCAACCCTGGAAACCCCACTG GTCAGGTCCAGAGCAGACAGTGCATTGAAGATGTGATCCGATTTGCTAAAGAGGAGCATCTCTTCCTCATGGCTGATGAA GTCTACCAGGATAACGTGTATGCAGAGGGCTGCAAGTTTCACTCGTTTAAGAAAGTGTTGTTCGAGATGGGGCCAGAGTATTCCAGCACAGTGGAGATGGCCTCATTCCACTCCACCTCCAAATGCTACATGGGAGA GTGTGGATTCCGTGGAGGCTACATGGAGGTGATCAACATGGACCCCGAGGTGAAGACCCAGCTCACCAAACTGGTGTCGGTGCGTCTGTGCCCCCCTGTCCCGGGCCAGGCTCTCCTGGACCTGGTGGTGAACCCCCCGCAGCCCGATGAGCCCTCCTACATCACGTTTATGAAg GAGCGGACGGCTGTGTTGTCAGCTTTGGCGGAAAAGGCCAGGCTAACAGAGCAGACCTTCAACGCTGTACCTGGTATCACCTGCAACCCGGTCCAGGGGGCCATGTACACTTTCCCCCGCATCACTTTGCCTGAGAAGGCCATCGACAAGGCCAAG GAGGAAGGTAAAGTCCCTGACATGTACTACTGTATGAGGCTGCTGGAGGAAGAGGGAATCTGCCTGGTGCCGGGGAGTGGCTTCGGCCAGAGAGAGGGAACCTTCCACTTCAG GATGACAATCTTGCCTCCAACCGAGAAGCTGAAGGTGGTGCTGCAGAAAATCCGAGACTTCCACGTGCGCTTCACGCAAGAGTTCTCCTAA
- the ppp1r16a gene encoding protein phosphatase 1 regulatory subunit 16A — MAADHGELLAEMSTIGRLSATERLKHAQKRRAQQLKAWAQMEKDAARGSRAKADKKKPRTTKVKFPNAVTLLDATARNDLNEVRELLNSGVSPDLVNEDGLTALHQCCIDDFVEIVQCLLDAGACVNACDSELWTPLHAAATCGHTGLVQLLIQAGADLLAVNADGNMPYDLCEDEATLELLEMVMAEQGITQDRIDECRGAKETAMVADIRALVQSGADLNAQDNNGATLLHIASANGYVSVAELLLENSAQVEVKDSDGWTPLHAASCWGQIQMVELLVAHGASLNAKSVLEETPLDVCMDEEVRAKLMDLKHKHDAIMKSQDRHKGTLQRRASSTGSRGKVVRRVSVNERSSLYRREHHKEAMVWQERGRQPEPQDDDDDRQTDNELHQHATMVAGGAATSRIEELESADRKLVSNLGNGETSVSLASSVPGELWIGGGPMERSASYQLSPASAEGEGADSMTREKSHHTLADLKRQRAAAKLNKYPAPQPPLHPPLEEEPSVAPAEVTTTQAQPEPQMTPVSAVSPSQVYFTPASGDPPLLKLRAPEEEQSNNKEPCCGLM; from the exons ATGGCAGCAGATCACGGTGAGCTACTGGCTGAGATGTCAACAATCGGGCGTCTGAGTGCCACAGAACGCCTAAAGCACGCACAGAAGCGCCGTGCTCAGCAGCTGAAGGCTTGGGCACAGATGGAAAAGGATGCAGCACGAGGGTCAAGAGCCAAAGCAGATAAGAAGAAGCCACGCACCACCAAAGTGAAATTCCCCAATGCTGTCACCCTGCTAGACGCAACTGCCCGCAATGACTTGAATGAGG TGAGGGAGCTGCTTAACAGCGGTGTCAGCCCAGATCTTGTCAACGAGGATGGACTGACAGCCCTGCAtcag TGCTGCATCGATGATTTTGTGGAGATAGTGCAGTGCCTGCTGGATGCTGGTGCCTGTGTGAATGCCTGTGACAGTGAGCTGTGGACACCGCTGCACGCTGCCGCCACCTGTGGACACACTGGACTGGTGCAGCTCCTGATTCAAGC TGGGGCTGACCTGCTGGCTGTTAATGCGGATGGCAACATGCCCTATGACCTCTGTGAGGACGAGGCCACCCTTGAGCTGCTGGAGATGGTTATGGCTGAACAGG GCATAACTCAGGACCGTATAGATGAATGCAGAGGGGCTAAAGAGACGGCCATGGTGGCTGACATTCGGGCTCTTGTGCAGAGCGGAGCAGACTTGAACGCACAGGACAACAATGGGGCAACTCTG CTCCATATCGCATCTGCCAATGGCTATGTCTCTGTGGCAGAGCTATTACTAGAGAACAGTGCTCAGGTGGAGGTGAAGGACTCTGATGGGTGGACGCCGCTacatgctgcctcctgctgggGACAG ATCCAAATGGTGGAGCTGCTGGTGGCCCATGGAGCGAGTCTGAACGCAAAGTCTGTCCTAGAGGAGACACCTCTGG ATGTATGTATGGATGAGGAGGTCAGAGCCAAACTGATGGACTTGAAGCACAAACACGATGCCATCATGAAGAGCCAAGACAGGCATAAGGGCACGCTGCAAAGACGAGCATCGAGTACTGGAAGCAGAGG TAAAGTGGTGCGTCGCGTCAGTGTGAATGAGCGCTCTAGTCTGTACCGGCGGGAGCATCACAAAGAGGCCATGGTGTGGCAGGAGCGTGGCCGACAGCCTGAGCCCCAGGACGATGATgatgacagacagactgacaatGAGCTGCACCAACATGCCACAATG GTTGCTGGTGGTGCAGCAACCTCACGTATAGAGGAATTGGAGTCTGCGGACAGGAAACTCGTCTCGAACCTAGGGAATGGAGAGACCTCTGTTTCTCTCGCCTCCTCTGTGCCTGGAGAGCTGTGGATTGGTGGAGGTCCCATGGAGCGCAGCGCCTCCTACCAGCTCAGCCCTGCATCAGCAGAGGGTGAAGGGGCAGACAGTATGACTCGGGAGAAATCACACCACACCCTGGCTGACCTGAAGCGCCAGCGGGCAGCCGCTAAGCTCAATAAATACCCAGCACCTCAGCCACCCCTGCACCCTCCCTTAGAGGAGGAGCCTTCTGTTGCACCGGCAGAGGTGACAACCACTCAGGCTCAGCCAGAGCCCCAAATGACCCCTGTCTCAGCGGTCTCCCCCAGCCAGGTGTACTTCACCCCAGCCAGCGGAGATCCTCCGCTACTGAAACTTCGAGCCCCTGAGGAGGAGCAATCCAACAATAAGGAGCCTTGCTGTGGACTCATGTAG